A region of the Methanobrevibacter ruminantium M1 genome:
AAACTGCCAATTTTTTTGCCTATTTTGGAACTAAATCCGTCGGATTTGCTTGAAAATATGGAACTTTCACTAGAAGTTGATGTTGATTTAGCTTTTTTATCACGACTTGGGGGTGTAGAATTTGCCTCTGACTTTGGACCTAGCTTAGCACCACAGTTTCCACATACTGGTGCACTATCATAGCTTGCATTTCCACACTCTTGACAATATTTCACCAAAGTTTTAACCTCCTACTTTTTTATAACAATAATCTTTATATCTTAAATAATATTTAAATATTTTTAATTTTAGTATAATTTTTTCCTAGTTTTTAAAATCAATTTAATTTAAAGACTTTTTAGACATTTTAGAAACAGATTAATTTGAGGAGGTTTAGTTTTTCTTCAAGTATTTTGGTAAATTTTTTTAGTTTTTCTTTAGGTATTTTGATAAATTTTTTCTTAGTTTTATGTAATCAAGTTTTTGGTAAATTATTTTATTTAGTTTTAAGAAAAGTATAATTAATCAAAAATTATTATAATATTAGAAAGGTTCTAAATAGATTATTAATGATTTTTCATAAATATTCGTTATAAAAGTGATTTAAATTTAAAATAAGCACAATGTGATAATTATGGTAAAGAAAGAAAAGATTAAATGTGATAATATTAATTATGCAGTTTATAGGATTGATGATTGGGAAAACGATTATGAAATAAACATTATTGGAACTGCAAGAGAGATTCCAGTAACACAGCCTACCCTTGAGCATATGCTAAAGCAGATGGATCATATTCGCCAATCAGTATTTGAAATAGGTGGAAAAAAGGTTAATGGAATGATTGGATTGTCTATGCAGTTTAATCCAAGCTTTGCTTCAAGAGACATTGATGAGCTTATCGAACAGGAGCAAAAGGAGTTTGATTCAATCATGGCTGAATTGAATGCCCTTGAATTGAAGGACGCTAAGGATGTAATATTCTTGGACACAGATGAGTATGTCATATATAAATTAGAGTATGATGGGCATAGCTTAAGCCCAAAGCCTTATAATGACTACGCTAAACAGCATCATTTGGATGAAATTAAACGTTTGAAGGAATTAAGTGGAGAAAGGTTTGTTTTAGAGCTTTAGTTCTTTAGTATTTTTTATCTAAATAGTTTATTTAAACTTTTTATGCATTCTACAAACGCTGATTTGATATCATGTCTAAAATTCAACAATTGCAGGAAATAATAAATTCATCAGACAATATTGTTTTCTTTGGAGGGGCTGGTGTTTCAACAGAAAGCGGAATTCCAGACTTTCGCTCTGAAAGCGGAATCTTTAAAAGCCTGGAAAAATATGGGGATGTTCCGGAGAATCTGGTGTCTCATACTTACTACTCAGACCACACAGAGGAGTTCTTTGAGTATTATAAGGACACTCTTGTATTTGATGGTGCTAAGCCAAATCCAGCTCATTTGAAGTTGGCAGAGCTTGAAGAAAAAGGCAAGTTAAGGGCAGTTATTACACAGAATATTGATGGCCTTCATCAAAAGGCCGGAAGCAAGAATGTCCTGGAGCTTCATGGAAGCATTCATAGAAATTATTGTCAGATTTGCAATAAGGAGTATTCTCTTGATTTTATTTTAAAAAGCGAAGGCATTCCAAGGTGTGATTGTGGTGGTGTTGTAAAGCCAGATGTTGTCCTTTATGAAGAGCCTTTAGACAATAGGATTCTAGCTTATGCAATCGATTACATTCAAAATGCAGATACATTGATTATTGGGGGAACTTCCTTGGTTGTTTATCCTGCAGCAGGTCTTATAAATTATTTCCATGGTGGCAATCTGGTTTTAATTAATAAGAGTGAGACTGGCTTTGATTATATGGCTAATTTGGTTATTAATGAGCCAATTGGAGAGACATTGTCTCAAATCAGAGTTTAAATATATTGTTTATAAAACTAAAATTCCAAGACCTTCAAGGAGTATTTTTACACCAAGAAGAATTAAGATCACTCCACCGACTATCTCAAACTTGTCTCCAAAGTAATTTCCTATTTTTTTACCTAAATAAAGTCCAATTATTGTAAAGATAAATGCTACAACTCCAATCATTATTATAGGAATTAGAATATCTACTTTTAGTACTGCATATGTTATTCCAACTGCAAATGCATCAATGCTTGTAGCTATTGCAAGCAATGTCAATTCCTTAAATGAAAACTTATCAGAGTCCTTCTCATCCTCTTCATCACCAGAGAGACTTTCTCTAATCATATTTGAACCGATTAAAAGAAGAAGTATGAATGCAACCCAAGGTGCAAAGGTTGTAATGAGCCATTCAAGTTGGATTCCTCCTAGCCATCCGAGAACAGGCATTAAAGCCTGAAATCCACCAAAGAATATTCCAAACCATAAAGCTTGGCTTTTTGTGAGGTTCTTTAAGGTGAATCCCTTTGTTAGGGAAACGCTAAAGGCATCCATTGCAAGTGCGATTGCAATCAGTAGAGTTGAAATAAAATCCATAATAATCTAAAACCTTTTCATCTTGTTTGCTATTTAAATGCATCTAAAGTTACTTTTTTATCTTTTTTAAGCTCACGAGGTGGTTCTACTGAGACAAATTCAATACCTTCTTCCTCTAAAAGCTCAAGGGCATCATCACCTATTGAAGGAGCAACAAGCAAGCCTCTTACCTTTTGCTTTTCCTCTTCATGTCTTATTTCCTTGTTTTCCCTATTTTCAAAGTCAGTGAGATAACGCCTTATCTGTTTTACTGCAGTGATCCCTGCCTTTCTTGCCTTAAGCTCTAAAACCATAAGGTTTCCGTCGGCATCCTTTCCTAAAATGTCAATGAAACCATGCTCTGTAGCATATTCCCTTACAGTCGGGCGGAATCCTTCCTCTATGATATGTGGATTGTCCCAAATCATATCTCCCATATCCTTTTCATAGCCTGCCCTTTCAAGCTCTTCATAATCTTCAATCAGGTTATATCTTGCATAATGAATCTTTTTAACTTCAACTTCCAATAGTTCAGGTGGCTTTCGCCTGTGGCTTTCTAAGTAAAGGGTTTCATCTTTTATCAAAGCTTTTGTTTTTGATTTTGGAGGTTGCCAATTGACCGGATCCACCTTATTGTCTTGGTGTATCAAAAAGCAGCCGTCTGGCTTAATCATGATTATTCTTTCTCCATAGTCAAGTTCACTTAATGCACGGCCTTCATAGCTTACCTTACAGCATGCAAATAGGAGCATGGTTGCTTTTTTCACTAATCCTTCTTCGATTAGCTCATATGCCTCTTTATAATTGGGATTTTCTAAGATTTTATATTTCATTTTATCAGTTTTATTGTTAATTATTTAAATTTTTCTTTGCTTATCAAATATTTGTTTTTGGATTTTATAAACTTATTTGATTTATTATGTTTTGATTTCATTTTTTAATACTTTTTTAATCCATTTTTGATTTTTGTATTAACTGAGATAAAATTATTTTATTTAATTTATGTGATGGGAGTTAAGCTTATGGTCTTAAAAATAGTTTGACAAGTTCAGATAAAGTTTATTTTCTAAAAAGAAGGTCTTGAAAATTAAGCATTAAATTACTTTTAAAATATATGATTTTAGTTCTATCTTCATCAAACATTTACTTTATATATAATCAATTATATATTATTAATAGTTGGGAATTTGATATTATGGAAATGAATGAAAATGTTGAAATGATTACAGGAGACCCTAAAAAGGCAATCAATAAACTTGCTTGGCCTTTGATAGCAAGCATGCTCTTGATTTTTTTAAATAACATTATAGACAGTATCTGGGTTGCAGGGCTTGGGCCTGACCCTCTTGCTGCAATCGGCTATGTCACACCTCTCTTTATGGTGCTTGTAGGATTTGGAAACGGTATCGGTGCAGGTGCAACCTCACTTATCTCCCGTTATATCGGAGCTGAAAAGAGGGATGATGCAAACAATGCAGCGATTCACTCTGCCATATTAAGTGTGGTTGTTTCATTGGTTCTCACTGTCATTGCCCTTTTGATATTAGAGTCCTTGCTTAAGCTAATGGGTGCTGGGTCTGTATTGAAATATGCAATGGACTATGGTGTGATTATATTTCTTTTCACTGCCCCTATATTGATACCTCCTATATTTGGTGGTGCTTTCAGGGCTGAAGGAGACATTAAACGGGCAACTGTGCCTATTGCACTTGTTGCTGTAATCAATATGATTCTAGATCCGATATTCATGTATGTATTTGGCTGGGGAATTTCAGGTGCTGCCTTTGCAACAGGTCTTGCTCCATGCTTCGGTCTTTGCATGATGCTCTATTGGATATTCATTAAAAAGGACACTTATCTCTCATATAATAGAAAGGATTTCCATAATAATTTGAATATGTATAAGGATATTTTAGTTGTTGGAATACCTGCAAGCCTTGAGCAGTTAATCATGGCTGCACTTGCAGTTACAGTCAATTATATGCTCACCCTTGTTTCAGGTTCAGTTGCAGTGGCTGTATATACTGCAGGATGGAGAATAATCTCATTAGGACTCTTGCCAGCTATTGGAGTTGGAACTGCTGCCATTACAGTCACAGGTGTTGCATATGGTGCAAAGAAATATGAAAACATAAGGACTGCATGCAGATATTCAGTTAAGCTAGGTCTCATATCCTCTATTATAGTATGCATATTGCTCTTTATATTTGCAGATCAGATAGCATATATCTTCTCTTATTCAGAAGCAAGTGCACATCTCTTGCCTTTAATTGCAGGATTCATACAATTGATGTGTCTATTTATTTTATATGTTCCATTCGGTGCAACTGCAGGTAACGTTTTCCAAGGACTTGGAAAGGGAACCACTTCATTTGTATTGACCACATTCAGGGAGTTTGTCCTTGTATTGGTCTTTGCATATCTTTTAGGATTTGTATTCCATATGGGAGAGACTGGAATTTATTATGGAATGCTTATAGGTGGATTTATTGGTTCTGTAATTGCATATGGATATATTGAATATTATGTTGATAGATTGATTAAGGGAAAGGTTAAAGGAAGCGATATTTAACTTGCTTTTTCCTATATTTATTTTTATAACTTAATCGAGTTAAATAAACTCTTTTAAATGATTTTAAACAGATATATGATAGAAAATAATTTTTTATTTAATCCTTTTAAAGGATTATTAAACAGATAGGATAATAAATAATAATTTTTTAAATCCTTGAAGGATTTTTGAACAGATATGATTATAGATAATAATTTTTATAAGGCGGTTTTTTAAATATGCAAAAAGTAATTAATTCTCATTGTCACATTTATCCAGATAAGATTGCAGCAAAGGCTGTTAAAGGAATACGTGATTTTTATGACCTTCATATGTCTTTAAATGGGACTGTAGATGATTTGATTGAAGACGGTAAAAAAGTAGGGGTTGTTCATTATCTCATCCACTCAGTTGCAACAACTCCAAAGCAGGTCGAGTCAATCAATGAATTCATTTCATTTGAAGTAAACACTCATCCTGGCTTGTTTACAGGCTTCGGCACCCCTCATCCAGATAGCGAAGACATTGAAAGGGACCTAGACCACATAATTGAACTTGGCCTTAAGGGCGTAAAGGTTCATCCAGACTTCCAGCAGTTTGCCTTAAACGAGGAGCGTGCTTTTAGGATGGGTGAGGCAATCAATGAAAGGGGATTGCCTATTATGATTCACTGTGGCGATTTCAGGTATAATTATTCTAATCCCGAACAGTTAAGGCCTTTCCTTGAAGAGTTTCCAGACCTTACAGTGATTGGAGCTCATTTTGCAGGATGGAGCATGTGGGAGAAGGCTACAGAGGAATTGGCTGGAACTCCTAATCTGATTGTTGACTGCAGTTCAAGCTTATATTCATTGACTCCAGAGACTGCAAAGGACTTGATTCATGCATATGGTGCAGATAAGGTTCTATGGGCTACTGACTTTCCGATGTGGGAGTCTGTAAGCGAGATGGAAATGTTTAATAAGATTGATCTTAGCGAGGAAGAGAGAAATACTTATTCTTTATGAAAATGCTAGACAAAGCTAATTGGGGCTTAAGGATTAATCCATTTCTTTTAATTTTATAATAATTGATCTATTTTTATTATTTTAACAAATCTTATTTTTATTTAGATAATTTTAATTCATTTTAAAGGAAGTTTTAAAATGTTTGATGTGGAAAGTATTGAAGTGGAGTATTTTACTCTCAAGGAATTTAAATTTAAAAACGGAGAAGTCCTGAAGGATGCAAAAGTCGAATATATCACCTTTGGAACTCCCAAATATGATGATAATGGAATTATAAATAATGCAGTAATCTATTTCCATGGAACAAGTGGCAATTGTCATTCTGCAAAGCGTTTATGCGAATCTATGGGTAGCGGAGATATATTGGACACAGATAAGTTCTTCTTTATTTCATTAAGCACTTTAGGCAGTCCAAATTCAGCAAGCCCATCTTCAACTGGCCTTATGAACAAGTTTCCAGAATATGACATAGAAGATATGGTCAATTTCCAAAAGCAGTTTGTTGAGGAAAGATTCGGAATCACCCATATTAAGGGGCTTATTGGAAACTCTATGGGTGGATTTGAAGTCCTGACATGGGGATGTGTCTATCCAGATTCTGTTGACTTTATAATTTCTCTTGTAAGCAGCTTTAAGGTAGGGGGCCACAATTATATATTAAGCAAGGTGATTGACAATATATTCACTTCAGATCCGGATTATAATGATGGCGCATATGATTTGCCTATTTCCGATTCTTTAAAGAGAAGCTTAAAGCTCTCATCAGATGCAATGTATTCATTTGGATTGTCACGGGAGGAATATCGAAATAACCTTACAAATGAGGAATTAACCGAATTCATGGCAGAATTTGCAGAGGAAAGCCTTGAAGAGGATCCTAATGATGTGGTCTATATGAATAAGGCTTCCATTGATTTTGATAT
Encoded here:
- a CDS encoding NAD-dependent protein deacylase; translated protein: MSKIQQLQEIINSSDNIVFFGGAGVSTESGIPDFRSESGIFKSLEKYGDVPENLVSHTYYSDHTEEFFEYYKDTLVFDGAKPNPAHLKLAELEEKGKLRAVITQNIDGLHQKAGSKNVLELHGSIHRNYCQICNKEYSLDFILKSEGIPRCDCGGVVKPDVVLYEEPLDNRILAYAIDYIQNADTLIIGGTSLVVYPAAGLINYFHGGNLVLINKSETGFDYMANLVINEPIGETLSQIRV
- a CDS encoding manganese efflux pump MntP, with translation MDFISTLLIAIALAMDAFSVSLTKGFTLKNLTKSQALWFGIFFGGFQALMPVLGWLGGIQLEWLITTFAPWVAFILLLLIGSNMIRESLSGDEEDEKDSDKFSFKELTLLAIATSIDAFAVGITYAVLKVDILIPIIMIGVVAFIFTIIGLYLGKKIGNYFGDKFEIVGGVILILLGVKILLEGLGILVL
- the nucS gene encoding endonuclease NucS, with the protein product MKYKILENPNYKEAYELIEEGLVKKATMLLFACCKVSYEGRALSELDYGERIIMIKPDGCFLIHQDNKVDPVNWQPPKSKTKALIKDETLYLESHRRKPPELLEVEVKKIHYARYNLIEDYEELERAGYEKDMGDMIWDNPHIIEEGFRPTVREYATEHGFIDILGKDADGNLMVLELKARKAGITAVKQIRRYLTDFENRENKEIRHEEEKQKVRGLLVAPSIGDDALELLEEEGIEFVSVEPPRELKKDKKVTLDAFK
- a CDS encoding MATE family efflux transporter; translated protein: MEMNENVEMITGDPKKAINKLAWPLIASMLLIFLNNIIDSIWVAGLGPDPLAAIGYVTPLFMVLVGFGNGIGAGATSLISRYIGAEKRDDANNAAIHSAILSVVVSLVLTVIALLILESLLKLMGAGSVLKYAMDYGVIIFLFTAPILIPPIFGGAFRAEGDIKRATVPIALVAVINMILDPIFMYVFGWGISGAAFATGLAPCFGLCMMLYWIFIKKDTYLSYNRKDFHNNLNMYKDILVVGIPASLEQLIMAALAVTVNYMLTLVSGSVAVAVYTAGWRIISLGLLPAIGVGTAAITVTGVAYGAKKYENIRTACRYSVKLGLISSIIVCILLFIFADQIAYIFSYSEASAHLLPLIAGFIQLMCLFILYVPFGATAGNVFQGLGKGTTSFVLTTFREFVLVLVFAYLLGFVFHMGETGIYYGMLIGGFIGSVIAYGYIEYYVDRLIKGKVKGSDI
- a CDS encoding amidohydrolase family protein yields the protein MQKVINSHCHIYPDKIAAKAVKGIRDFYDLHMSLNGTVDDLIEDGKKVGVVHYLIHSVATTPKQVESINEFISFEVNTHPGLFTGFGTPHPDSEDIERDLDHIIELGLKGVKVHPDFQQFALNEERAFRMGEAINERGLPIMIHCGDFRYNYSNPEQLRPFLEEFPDLTVIGAHFAGWSMWEKATEELAGTPNLIVDCSSSLYSLTPETAKDLIHAYGADKVLWATDFPMWESVSEMEMFNKIDLSEEERNTYSL
- a CDS encoding alpha/beta fold hydrolase, with protein sequence MFDVESIEVEYFTLKEFKFKNGEVLKDAKVEYITFGTPKYDDNGIINNAVIYFHGTSGNCHSAKRLCESMGSGDILDTDKFFFISLSTLGSPNSASPSSTGLMNKFPEYDIEDMVNFQKQFVEERFGITHIKGLIGNSMGGFEVLTWGCVYPDSVDFIISLVSSFKVGGHNYILSKVIDNIFTSDPDYNDGAYDLPISDSLKRSLKLSSDAMYSFGLSREEYRNNLTNEELTEFMAEFAEESLEEDPNDVVYMNKASIDFDISEDLKNIKAKVLIIAINQDQYFPPNLDAIPMSKMIENNKLVIFDSCMGHVGSGELFKIEDDLREFLTEFY